A single genomic interval of Sporichthyaceae bacterium harbors:
- a CDS encoding SsgA family sporulation/cell division regulator yields the protein MKAEPSITCELRLRLLVAGDAALPVPAALRYDVSDPYAIHATFHAAGDTVEWVFARDLLAAGLKDDAGLGDVRVWPSSEAGEQVVYISLSSPEGEALLEAPAPELSNFLERTYATVAAGDESMHLDIDAALTQLIAEI from the coding sequence ATGAAGGCAGAGCCCTCGATCACCTGCGAGCTTCGCCTGCGACTTCTGGTCGCGGGCGACGCTGCCCTGCCGGTCCCCGCAGCGCTGCGGTACGACGTTTCGGATCCGTATGCGATCCATGCCACGTTCCACGCCGCCGGCGACACGGTCGAGTGGGTCTTCGCCCGCGACCTGCTCGCCGCCGGCCTGAAGGACGATGCCGGCCTGGGCGACGTTCGGGTTTGGCCGTCCAGCGAGGCTGGTGAGCAGGTCGTCTACATCTCCCTGAGTTCGCCCGAGGGCGAGGCGCTGCTCGAGGCGCCGGCTCCCGAGCTGTCGAACTTCCTGGAGCGCACCTACGCGACTGTCGCAGCCGGCGACGAGTCGATGCACCTGGACATCGACGCCGCCCTGACCCAGCTCATCGCGGAGATCTAG
- the thrS gene encoding threonine--tRNA ligase, with protein MSDLKIVVDGEPRSVPAGATAAELFGEQRSVIAARVDGSLRDLTHLISDGDVVEGVTNDSPDGLAIVRHSCAHVLAQAVQDLFPAAKLGIGPPIENGFYYDFDVTDPFTPDDLGRIEKRMQELVKERQTFSRREVSDDDARVELAAEPYKLELIGLKGSAGSDDGADVEVGAGGLTIYDNHRKDGSLAWKDLCRGPHVPTTGHIPAFKLMRSAAAYWRGSEKNPQLQRLYGTAWESRDALKDYLTRLEEAARRDHRKLGVELDLFSFPDEIGSGLAVFHPKGGAMRRVMEDYSRQRHEQAGYEFVNTPHITKANLFETSGHLAWYAEGMFPPMSVDGTDYYLKPMNCPFHNLIFRSRGRSYRELPLRLFEFGTVYRYEKSGVIHGLTRVRGLTQDDAHIYCAREQMRGELASLLRFVLELLRDYGLNDFYLELSTKDPVKFVGSDEDWEEATDTLREVATAEGLDLVMDPGGAAFYGPKISVQARDAIGRTWQMSTIQLDFNLPKLFELEFQSADGTRQQPIMIHRALFGSVERFFAVLVEHYAGAFPPWLAPVQVVGIPITEAHVEYLDGVSELLRANGIRVEVDSSDDRMQKKIRNAQKQKIPFMLLAGDEDVAAGAVSFRFRNGEQRNGVPVAEAVEQIVAAVRDRIQV; from the coding sequence GTGTCCGACCTGAAGATCGTCGTCGACGGGGAGCCGCGGTCCGTCCCGGCCGGCGCCACGGCTGCCGAACTGTTCGGGGAGCAACGCTCCGTGATCGCGGCGCGGGTCGACGGGTCGTTGCGTGACCTCACGCACCTCATCAGTGACGGCGACGTGGTCGAGGGTGTGACCAATGACTCCCCGGACGGGTTGGCGATCGTCCGGCACTCCTGCGCCCACGTGCTGGCCCAGGCCGTCCAGGACCTGTTCCCGGCGGCGAAGCTCGGGATCGGCCCGCCGATCGAGAACGGCTTCTACTACGACTTCGACGTCACCGACCCGTTCACCCCTGACGACCTCGGCCGCATCGAGAAGCGGATGCAGGAGCTGGTCAAGGAGCGCCAGACCTTCAGCCGCCGCGAGGTCTCCGACGACGACGCCCGGGTGGAGTTGGCCGCCGAGCCGTACAAGCTCGAGCTCATCGGCCTCAAAGGCTCGGCGGGCAGCGACGACGGCGCCGATGTCGAGGTCGGCGCCGGTGGCCTGACCATCTACGACAACCACCGCAAGGACGGCTCGCTGGCCTGGAAGGACCTGTGCCGCGGCCCGCACGTCCCGACGACCGGACACATCCCGGCGTTCAAGCTGATGCGCAGCGCGGCGGCGTACTGGCGGGGGAGCGAGAAGAATCCTCAGCTTCAGCGGCTTTACGGCACCGCGTGGGAGTCCCGCGACGCGCTGAAGGACTACCTGACCCGGCTGGAGGAGGCCGCGCGACGCGACCACCGCAAGCTCGGCGTCGAGCTGGACCTGTTCTCGTTCCCCGACGAGATCGGCTCGGGCCTCGCGGTCTTCCACCCCAAGGGCGGCGCGATGCGTCGGGTGATGGAGGACTACTCCCGGCAGCGCCACGAGCAGGCCGGGTACGAGTTCGTGAACACCCCGCACATCACGAAGGCGAACCTGTTCGAGACCTCCGGGCACCTGGCCTGGTACGCCGAGGGCATGTTCCCGCCGATGTCGGTCGACGGCACGGACTACTACCTCAAGCCGATGAACTGCCCGTTCCACAACCTGATCTTCCGCAGCCGTGGCCGCTCCTACCGCGAGCTGCCGCTGCGCCTGTTCGAGTTCGGGACGGTCTACCGCTACGAGAAGTCCGGCGTGATCCACGGCCTGACCCGGGTGCGTGGACTGACCCAGGACGACGCGCACATCTACTGCGCCCGCGAGCAGATGCGGGGCGAACTCGCCTCCCTGCTGCGGTTCGTGCTCGAACTGCTGCGCGACTACGGGCTGAACGACTTCTACCTCGAACTCTCCACCAAGGACCCGGTGAAGTTCGTCGGCTCCGACGAGGACTGGGAGGAGGCCACCGATACGCTGCGCGAGGTCGCCACCGCCGAGGGCCTCGACCTGGTCATGGACCCGGGCGGCGCGGCGTTCTACGGGCCGAAGATCTCCGTGCAGGCCCGCGACGCGATCGGCCGCACCTGGCAGATGTCCACGATCCAGCTGGACTTCAATCTGCCCAAGCTCTTCGAGCTGGAGTTCCAGTCCGCCGACGGCACCCGGCAGCAGCCGATCATGATCCACCGCGCGCTGTTCGGCTCGGTGGAACGGTTCTTCGCCGTCCTCGTCGAGCACTACGCCGGCGCGTTCCCCCCTTGGCTGGCTCCGGTGCAGGTGGTCGGCATCCCGATCACCGAGGCCCACGTCGAGTACCTTGACGGGGTGTCAGAACTGTTGCGGGCCAACGGTATCCGCGTCGAGGTTGACAGTTCCGACGACCGGATGCAGAAGAAGATCCGCAATGCCCAGAAGCAGAAGATCCCGTTCATGCTGCTGGCCGGCGACGAGGACGTGGCCGCCGGCGCGGTGAGCTTCCGCTTCCGCAACGGTGAGCAACGCAACGGGGTTCCGGTGGCCGAGGCCGTCGAACAGATCGTGGCCGCAGTGCGCGACCGCATTCAGGTCTGA
- a CDS encoding HIT domain-containing protein, giving the protein MAAAQSDARDGVGQAPEAREGVGLPDAFQRLWTPHRMAYIKGENKPVGTDEDGCPFCRIPRLPDDEGLVLRRGNWCYVVLNLYPYNGGHSMVVPYRHVSDYADLDAAETAEFAELTQQTLRAVRAASGAQGFNVGMNLGSVAGAGIAAHLHQHAVPRWGGDTNFMPIVGHTRVLPELLEQTWEAVRAAWPGD; this is encoded by the coding sequence GTGGCAGCAGCCCAGTCCGACGCCCGCGACGGTGTCGGCCAGGCGCCGGAGGCGCGAGAGGGAGTCGGACTGCCGGACGCCTTCCAGCGCCTGTGGACGCCGCATCGCATGGCCTACATCAAGGGCGAGAACAAGCCGGTAGGGACCGACGAGGACGGCTGTCCGTTCTGCCGGATCCCGAGGCTGCCGGACGATGAGGGCTTGGTGCTGCGCCGGGGCAACTGGTGCTACGTCGTGCTGAATCTCTATCCCTACAACGGTGGCCACTCGATGGTCGTGCCGTATCGGCACGTCTCCGACTACGCCGACCTCGACGCCGCCGAGACGGCCGAGTTCGCCGAGCTGACGCAGCAGACACTGCGGGCCGTGCGCGCTGCTTCCGGCGCACAGGGCTTCAACGTCGGGATGAACCTCGGCTCCGTTGCGGGGGCGGGGATCGCGGCGCACCTGCACCAGCACGCTGTTCCGCGCTGGGGCGGGGACACCAACTTCATGCCGATCGTCGGCCACACGCGGGTTCTGCCGGAACTGCTCGAGCAGACGTGGGAGGCCGTCCGCGCGGCCTGGCCCGGCGACTGA
- a CDS encoding DUF222 domain-containing protein, producing MSNTSSIRLMSVDEALDWLAATAGQVTGTGAVTDGSDVLARIGVLERQIAMVQGEQVLSMAEWVADSLARHRAECPAWVDPQTWEQSQELELAERSAYAEVALELGLADCTSDHRVHVAVELTRRLPGAVAALCAGRITMAKARVILEETTELDLAKLADLEAWLLGKAEGLTPSNLRRATRRAVARADANAVAKRRAAALVKRSVKMWEIGDGMSALEAILPTPVAEAAFAVIDATAHQAITPGDERSIDAVRADALVDLICFPAEMAPRISYQVQLVSSDPDLNADPTRRLPTAAQARYIKARDQHCVHPGCRTTRTEHDHTHAHAHGGPTLTKNLALRCPKHHRIKHLPGWKATQDPDGTLTLTTPSGRTYRTRPPDPDGIDPPTERVLPPRPAIPTPDESPPF from the coding sequence ATGTCGAACACCAGTTCGATCCGGCTCATGTCGGTCGATGAGGCTCTGGACTGGCTCGCGGCCACCGCCGGGCAGGTCACCGGGACCGGCGCGGTCACCGACGGCTCGGACGTGCTGGCCCGCATCGGGGTGTTGGAGCGGCAGATCGCGATGGTCCAGGGCGAGCAGGTGCTGTCCATGGCCGAATGGGTCGCCGACTCCCTTGCCCGGCACCGCGCGGAATGCCCCGCGTGGGTGGACCCGCAGACCTGGGAGCAGTCTCAGGAGTTGGAGCTCGCCGAGCGCTCGGCCTATGCCGAGGTCGCCCTGGAGCTGGGCCTGGCCGACTGCACGAGTGATCACCGGGTCCATGTCGCGGTGGAACTGACCCGGCGGTTGCCGGGCGCGGTGGCAGCCTTGTGCGCCGGGCGGATCACGATGGCCAAGGCCCGGGTGATCCTGGAGGAGACCACCGAACTCGACCTGGCGAAGCTCGCTGACCTGGAAGCCTGGCTGCTGGGCAAGGCCGAGGGCCTGACCCCGAGCAACCTGCGCCGGGCCACCCGCCGCGCGGTGGCCCGGGCCGATGCGAACGCGGTCGCCAAACGCCGCGCCGCGGCGTTGGTGAAGCGTTCGGTGAAGATGTGGGAGATCGGCGACGGGATGTCCGCCCTGGAGGCCATCCTGCCCACCCCTGTCGCCGAGGCCGCCTTCGCGGTCATCGACGCCACCGCGCACCAGGCCATCACCCCAGGGGATGAGCGCAGCATCGACGCCGTGCGCGCCGACGCGCTGGTCGACCTGATCTGTTTCCCCGCCGAGATGGCACCGCGGATCAGCTACCAGGTTCAGTTGGTCAGTTCCGACCCCGACCTGAACGCCGACCCCACCCGCCGCCTGCCCACCGCAGCCCAAGCCCGATACATCAAGGCCCGCGACCAGCACTGTGTCCACCCCGGCTGCCGCACCACCCGCACCGAGCACGACCACACCCACGCCCACGCCCACGGCGGCCCCACCCTCACCAAGAACCTCGCACTGCGCTGCCCCAAACACCACCGCATCAAGCACCTACCCGGCTGGAAAGCCACCCAGGACCCCGACGGCACCCTGACCCTGACCACACCATCAGGCCGCACCTACCGAACCCGGCCACCCGACCCCGACGGCATCGACCCGCCCACCGAACGAGTTCTCCCGCCGCGCCCTGCGATCCCGACACCCGACGAGAGCCCACCGTTCTGA
- a CDS encoding wax ester/triacylglycerol synthase family O-acyltransferase: protein MEDWALSPLDISFLSIETATTPMNMGAVMVIDGSQVPDGSDIADLLRERAAGIPRLRRRLGADWLPVGGARWVADTGFDVDRHVHVHKAFGGGGSADLNGWIARTLSERLDRTRPLWELHVLSELSDGGLAVLMKVHHAFLDGLGAVALAFALCDGGTDRLPGPDPDWSGPASVARAFARRLVGPLAEVTDPRYLARTALRGASTAAGVVSTMRNPGHGLPFDTTVGPMRQFVGASVDMADLRQARRLHGGAGGTANDVLVALMAGAIRTWLLDLNFDVERKIRAMVPVTSSQRPVTGGAGNNFSAFLLELPVDEPDPVRRVRAVCESMTHNRAIGPEGGPGAVQLLTNLLPPAMVRLGGPWLATNAARLFDVLVTTVPLPRPLKLGGKDLSAVYPVAPLAAGQPLAIALSTYKGRGYVGITADPLSVPEPAALAAAVPAELQLLLSLS, encoded by the coding sequence GTGGAGGACTGGGCGCTGAGCCCGTTGGACATCTCGTTCCTGTCCATAGAGACCGCGACGACCCCGATGAACATGGGCGCGGTCATGGTGATCGACGGTTCCCAGGTACCCGACGGGTCCGACATCGCCGACCTCTTGCGCGAGCGGGCGGCCGGCATTCCGCGGCTGCGGCGCCGCCTCGGCGCGGACTGGCTTCCGGTGGGCGGGGCCCGTTGGGTGGCCGACACCGGCTTCGACGTCGACCGGCACGTGCACGTGCACAAGGCCTTCGGCGGCGGCGGGTCCGCCGACCTGAACGGCTGGATCGCCCGGACGTTGTCCGAGCGGCTGGACCGGACGCGCCCGCTGTGGGAGCTGCACGTCCTGTCCGAGCTGTCCGACGGCGGCCTCGCGGTGCTGATGAAGGTTCATCACGCCTTCCTCGACGGCTTAGGGGCTGTGGCGCTGGCCTTCGCGCTCTGCGACGGCGGTACCGACCGCCTGCCCGGTCCGGACCCGGACTGGTCCGGACCGGCCTCGGTGGCCCGGGCGTTCGCCCGTCGGCTGGTCGGTCCGCTGGCGGAGGTGACCGACCCGAGGTACCTGGCCCGGACGGCATTGCGCGGCGCCAGCACAGCGGCCGGCGTGGTCTCGACGATGCGGAACCCGGGGCACGGGCTGCCGTTCGACACCACTGTCGGGCCGATGCGGCAGTTCGTCGGCGCCTCGGTCGACATGGCCGACCTGCGGCAGGCGCGCCGCCTCCACGGCGGAGCCGGGGGCACCGCCAACGATGTGTTGGTCGCGCTGATGGCCGGCGCGATCCGGACGTGGCTGCTCGACCTCAACTTCGACGTCGAACGCAAGATCCGGGCGATGGTCCCGGTGACCTCCTCGCAGCGCCCGGTCACCGGCGGCGCCGGCAACAACTTCTCGGCGTTCCTGCTGGAACTCCCCGTCGACGAACCCGACCCGGTCCGCCGGGTGCGGGCGGTCTGCGAGTCGATGACGCACAACCGGGCGATCGGCCCCGAGGGCGGTCCCGGCGCGGTGCAACTGCTGACCAATCTGCTGCCACCGGCGATGGTCCGCCTCGGCGGACCGTGGCTGGCGACCAACGCCGCCCGCCTGTTCGACGTGCTGGTGACGACGGTCCCGCTCCCGCGCCCGCTGAAGCTCGGCGGGAAGGACCTGTCGGCGGTCTATCCGGTCGCACCGTTGGCTGCGGGCCAGCCGTTGGCGATCGCGTTGTCGACCTACAAGGGCCGCGGCTACGTCGGCATCACGGCTGACCCGCTCTCGGTACCGGAACCGGCGGCGTTGGCCGCCGCCGTCCCGGCCGAACTGCAACTGCTGCTGAGCTTGTCGTAG
- a CDS encoding elongation factor G-like protein EF-G2, whose translation MADKTHSGVAGRAPEADQPNKIRNVVLVGHTGSGKTTLIEALLLATGGVSRAGRIEDGTTVSDFDEAELRQQRSVNLSLAPIVVGDVKVNLLDAPGYADYVGDLRAGLRAADAALFVVSAADGVDGTTRMLWDECAAVGMPRAVVITKLDHQQRANYSQVIATCQEAFGGGVLPAYVPVMDGDGVQTGLIGLLSQQLYDYTGGARKASAAADDVRAELEDDRNTFIEGIIAESEDESLMDRYLGGEDIDLKVFIDDLETAVARGSFYPVLPVNPVTAVGMTELMEIITEGFPSPLEHRIPEVTNLSGDAGPALSCDPDGPLVAEVVKTTSDPYVGKISLVRIFSGTLTADATVHVSGHFLADRGHADHDADEKVGALTCPLGKNHRPLEKAIAGDVVAVAKLTKAETGDTLSDKDNPLLMQPWTMPEPLLPVAVVAHSKADEDKLSVGLNRLIAEDPTLRLDHNPDTHQLVLWCMGEAHLDVLLDRLTNRYGVAVDSVPVKVALRETFSGKAGGHGRHVKQSGGHGQYAVCDIEVEPLPSGAGFEFVDKVVGGSVPRQFIPSVEKGVRAQMERGVVAGYAVQDIRVTLYDGKAHSVDSSDMAFQTAGALALKDAAEKGAVALLEPVDEIAVLVADDYVGAIMGDLSTRRGRVLGSEPVGVGGRTLIKAEVPALEIVRYAIDLRSLSHGTGTFSRHYVRHEPMPSHIAAKLQEDAKE comes from the coding sequence ATGGCCGACAAGACCCACTCCGGAGTCGCCGGCAGAGCACCGGAGGCCGACCAACCCAACAAGATCCGAAACGTGGTCCTGGTCGGCCATACGGGCTCCGGGAAGACGACTCTGATCGAGGCGTTGCTGCTGGCCACCGGTGGCGTGTCCCGCGCGGGCCGCATCGAGGACGGCACGACGGTCAGCGACTTCGACGAGGCCGAGCTACGCCAACAACGTTCCGTGAACCTGAGCCTGGCGCCGATCGTGGTCGGCGACGTGAAGGTCAACCTCCTCGACGCGCCCGGCTACGCCGACTACGTGGGCGACCTGCGCGCCGGCCTGCGCGCCGCCGATGCGGCGCTGTTCGTGGTCTCCGCCGCCGACGGCGTGGACGGCACCACCCGGATGCTCTGGGACGAGTGCGCCGCCGTGGGCATGCCGCGTGCCGTGGTCATCACCAAGCTGGACCACCAGCAGCGCGCCAACTACTCCCAGGTGATCGCGACCTGCCAGGAAGCCTTCGGCGGCGGCGTGCTGCCGGCCTACGTCCCGGTGATGGACGGCGACGGCGTGCAGACCGGCCTGATCGGCCTGCTCTCGCAGCAGCTCTACGACTACACCGGCGGCGCCCGGAAGGCCTCGGCCGCCGCCGACGACGTCCGCGCGGAGCTCGAGGACGACCGCAACACCTTCATCGAGGGGATCATCGCCGAGAGCGAGGACGAGTCCCTGATGGACCGTTACCTCGGCGGCGAGGACATCGACCTCAAGGTGTTCATCGACGACCTGGAGACCGCCGTCGCCCGTGGCTCGTTCTACCCGGTGCTGCCGGTCAACCCGGTCACCGCGGTGGGCATGACCGAGCTGATGGAGATCATCACCGAGGGGTTCCCCTCGCCGCTGGAGCACCGGATCCCGGAGGTCACCAACCTGTCCGGCGACGCCGGGCCCGCGTTGAGCTGCGACCCGGACGGGCCGCTGGTGGCCGAGGTGGTCAAGACGACCTCCGACCCCTACGTCGGCAAGATCTCCCTGGTCCGGATCTTCTCCGGCACGTTGACCGCGGACGCGACCGTGCACGTCTCCGGACACTTCCTGGCCGACCGCGGGCACGCCGACCACGACGCCGACGAGAAGGTCGGCGCGCTGACGTGCCCACTGGGCAAGAACCACCGGCCGCTGGAGAAGGCGATCGCCGGCGACGTCGTCGCGGTCGCCAAGCTGACCAAGGCCGAGACCGGCGACACGCTCTCGGACAAGGACAACCCGCTGCTGATGCAGCCGTGGACGATGCCCGAGCCGCTGCTGCCGGTGGCCGTGGTGGCCCACTCCAAGGCCGACGAGGACAAGCTCTCGGTGGGCCTGAACCGGCTCATCGCGGAGGACCCGACACTGCGCCTGGACCACAACCCCGACACCCATCAGCTGGTGCTCTGGTGCATGGGTGAGGCGCATCTGGATGTGCTGCTCGACCGGCTGACCAACCGTTACGGCGTAGCCGTGGACTCGGTGCCGGTGAAGGTCGCGCTGCGGGAGACATTCTCCGGCAAGGCCGGCGGACACGGCCGGCACGTCAAGCAGTCCGGTGGCCACGGGCAGTATGCGGTCTGCGACATCGAGGTCGAGCCGCTGCCCTCGGGTGCCGGGTTCGAGTTCGTCGACAAGGTCGTCGGTGGCTCCGTGCCGCGGCAGTTCATCCCGTCGGTGGAGAAGGGCGTGCGGGCCCAGATGGAGCGCGGTGTCGTCGCCGGCTACGCGGTCCAGGACATCCGGGTGACCCTGTACGACGGCAAGGCGCACAGCGTCGACTCCTCGGACATGGCGTTCCAGACCGCCGGCGCGCTGGCGTTGAAGGACGCCGCCGAGAAGGGCGCCGTCGCGCTGCTGGAGCCGGTCGACGAGATCGCGGTGCTGGTCGCCGACGACTACGTCGGGGCGATCATGGGCGACCTGTCGACCCGGCGCGGCCGGGTGCTCGGCAGCGAACCGGTCGGCGTCGGTGGCCGGACGTTGATCAAGGCCGAGGTTCCGGCGCTGGAGATCGTCCGCTACGCGATCGACCTACGCTCGCTGTCGCACGGCACCGGGACCTTCAGCCGGCACTACGTCCGCCACGAACCGATGCCGTCGCACATCGCGGCGAAGTTGCAGGAGGACGCCAAGGAGTAG
- a CDS encoding CDP-alcohol phosphatidyltransferase family protein has translation MLNKYARAFFSRVLRPIAAALVRAGVSPDVITMIGTVGVMAGALWLYPTGHFFVGTLWITVFVFADMIDGNMARITQRSSVWGAYLDSTMDRFGDAAIFAGLALWWAGGGHNQPLCALAIYNLAAGSLVSYTRARAESLDMEGTVGLAERADRLVTVLVATGINGLGLPYVLTVALIVVGLASTVTYIQRILFVRKQALALDARAAQGSVGG, from the coding sequence GTGCTCAACAAATACGCACGCGCGTTCTTCAGCCGCGTGCTGCGCCCCATCGCCGCGGCGCTCGTGCGCGCCGGGGTGAGCCCTGACGTGATCACGATGATCGGCACCGTGGGCGTCATGGCCGGTGCCCTGTGGCTGTACCCGACCGGCCACTTCTTCGTCGGCACGTTATGGATCACCGTGTTCGTGTTCGCCGACATGATCGACGGCAACATGGCCCGGATCACCCAGCGGTCCTCGGTCTGGGGCGCCTACCTCGACTCGACGATGGACCGCTTCGGCGACGCGGCGATCTTCGCCGGCCTGGCGCTGTGGTGGGCCGGTGGTGGCCACAACCAACCGTTGTGCGCGCTCGCGATCTACAACCTGGCGGCCGGATCGCTGGTGTCCTACACCCGGGCCCGGGCCGAGAGCCTGGACATGGAGGGCACGGTCGGCCTCGCCGAACGGGCCGACCGACTGGTCACGGTGCTGGTCGCGACCGGCATCAACGGCCTCGGGTTGCCCTACGTGCTCACCGTCGCGCTGATCGTCGTCGGGCTGGCCAGCACGGTCACCTACATCCAGCGGATCCTGTTCGTGCGCAAGCAGGCGCTCGCCCTCGACGCCCGGGCCGCTCAGGGGTCCGTCGGCGGATGA
- a CDS encoding phosphatidylinositol mannoside acyltransferase: MNWKVRGTQRQPVEGPVERLTAPACLAGWKVVRRLPRPVAERVFRRIADALWHRRGRGVIQLERNLARVLGSTPDSAQVRELSREAMRSYLRYWCESFRLPALSTQQVLDTVVATGEEHLAAAADVGIGVVLALPHCANWDLAGAWLAARGRPFTTVAERLRPAALYQAFADYRTALGMEVLPLDGRNGASVFSALSARLRDGKVVCLVADRDLTESGIAVEFFGDTARMPAGAAALSVGTGAALVPVTLWFDGARMRLKMHPPIEQPTWGSRTERVATMTQRLADVFAESIAAHPADWHMLQRIWAADVRLRHPVAAARVGAQPPGA; the protein is encoded by the coding sequence ATGAACTGGAAAGTGCGAGGGACGCAGCGGCAGCCGGTCGAGGGTCCGGTCGAGCGGCTGACCGCCCCGGCCTGCCTGGCCGGGTGGAAGGTCGTCCGCCGGCTGCCGCGCCCGGTTGCCGAGCGGGTGTTCCGGCGGATCGCCGACGCGCTGTGGCACCGACGCGGCCGGGGCGTGATCCAACTGGAGCGCAACCTGGCCCGGGTCCTGGGCAGCACGCCGGACTCGGCGCAGGTGCGCGAGCTCAGCCGCGAGGCGATGCGCTCGTACCTGCGCTACTGGTGCGAGAGCTTCCGGCTGCCGGCACTGAGCACCCAGCAGGTGCTGGACACCGTCGTGGCCACCGGCGAGGAGCACCTGGCGGCGGCAGCTGACGTCGGGATCGGCGTGGTGCTGGCCCTGCCGCACTGCGCGAACTGGGACCTGGCCGGGGCCTGGCTGGCCGCCCGCGGCCGCCCGTTCACCACGGTCGCGGAACGGCTGCGCCCGGCCGCGCTCTACCAGGCCTTCGCCGACTACCGGACCGCGCTGGGCATGGAGGTCCTCCCGCTCGACGGCCGCAACGGCGCCTCGGTGTTCTCGGCGCTCTCAGCCCGGCTGCGCGACGGGAAGGTTGTCTGCCTGGTCGCCGACCGCGACCTGACCGAGTCGGGGATCGCGGTGGAGTTCTTCGGCGACACCGCCCGGATGCCCGCCGGGGCCGCGGCGCTGTCGGTGGGCACCGGGGCTGCACTGGTGCCGGTGACGCTGTGGTTCGACGGTGCCCGCATGCGCCTGAAGATGCACCCGCCGATCGAGCAGCCCACCTGGGGGAGCCGCACCGAGCGGGTGGCCACGATGACCCAACGGTTGGCCGACGTGTTCGCCGAGTCGATCGCCGCGCACCCGGCCGACTGGCACATGCTCCAGCGGATCTGGGCGGCCGACGTCCGACTGCGGCACCCGGTCGCCGCGGCGCGCGTCGGCGCGCAACCGCCCGGGGCCTGA
- a CDS encoding glycosyltransferase family 4 protein: MRVGLVCPYSWEVPGGVQSHIRDLALALLDCGHEVSVLAPAEATAADLPAWVVPAGRAIPVPYNGSVARLAFGPVTLSRVRRWLGDGSFDVLHVHEPTVPSLSLLACWSASGPVVGTFHVSLGRSRTMAAAHAALQPALEKLTARIAVSEPARRTLVEHLGGDAILIPNGVTVARFAGAPRFPGWPGPYGAIGFLGRFDEPRKGFGVLVAALERIVDDRPGLRLLVAGPGDCAAALAAMPPRVAARVTMLGLVSDEDKARLLRSVDLYVASNTGGESFGIVLTEALAAGTPVVASDLEGFRRVLDDGAVARLVPPGDSAALADAIVDLLADPAARRSMAAAGARCVRRFDWARVVADVEAVYETVVAGSAFGEPRTGWPGRLAGLPNR, translated from the coding sequence GTGCGCGTCGGTCTGGTGTGCCCCTACTCCTGGGAGGTTCCCGGCGGCGTCCAGTCGCACATCCGGGATCTCGCGCTGGCGTTGCTCGACTGCGGACACGAGGTGTCCGTGCTCGCCCCGGCCGAGGCGACCGCGGCCGATCTGCCGGCTTGGGTCGTGCCTGCCGGGCGGGCAATTCCCGTCCCGTACAACGGTTCGGTGGCCCGACTGGCGTTCGGCCCGGTGACCCTGTCGCGGGTGCGACGGTGGTTGGGCGACGGGTCCTTCGACGTGCTCCACGTGCACGAACCGACCGTGCCGAGCCTGTCGTTGCTGGCCTGCTGGAGCGCGAGCGGACCGGTCGTGGGCACGTTCCACGTCTCACTCGGGCGGTCCCGGACGATGGCCGCCGCCCACGCCGCGTTGCAGCCGGCCCTGGAGAAGCTCACCGCGCGGATCGCGGTCTCCGAACCGGCCCGCCGCACGCTGGTCGAGCACCTCGGCGGTGACGCGATCCTGATCCCGAACGGCGTGACGGTCGCCCGCTTCGCCGGGGCGCCGCGGTTCCCGGGTTGGCCGGGCCCCTACGGCGCGATCGGGTTCCTGGGCCGGTTCGACGAGCCCCGTAAGGGTTTCGGGGTCCTGGTGGCCGCGTTGGAGCGGATCGTGGACGACCGGCCGGGGTTGCGCCTGCTGGTCGCCGGGCCGGGCGACTGTGCCGCGGCGCTGGCCGCGATGCCCCCGCGTGTCGCGGCGCGGGTCACGATGCTGGGCCTGGTCAGCGACGAGGACAAGGCGCGACTGCTGCGCTCGGTCGATCTCTACGTCGCCTCGAACACCGGGGGAGAGAGCTTCGGCATCGTGCTCACCGAGGCGTTGGCCGCCGGCACCCCGGTCGTCGCGTCGGACCTGGAGGGTTTCCGGCGCGTGCTCGACGACGGGGCTGTCGCCCGGCTCGTGCCGCCCGGCGACTCCGCCGCCCTGGCCGACGCGATCGTCGACCTGCTCGCCGATCCGGCGGCGCGTCGGTCGATGGCCGCTGCCGGGGCCCGCTGCGTGCGGCGCTTCGACTGGGCCCGGGTGGTCGCCGACGTGGAGGCCGTCTACGAGACGGTGGTGGCCGGTTCGGCGTTCGGTGAGCCGCGCACCGGGTGGCCTGGGCGCCTGGCCGGCCTGCCGAACCGCTGA